The following proteins come from a genomic window of Methanocella conradii HZ254:
- a CDS encoding ATPase domain-containing protein yields MINRNVKKTGIPTLDDCLMGGIPIGKTVLFYGRPLAESDVFVMQMVYTNLADDETCYYVTSGYSPDVARAAFKEYGWDTSKYSKRFEVVDAYSPLVGASSSERFSVKDPESIESYDEAISSIIDMLSPGDMLTFSSLSALFDQCSCGGEAVLRHARKWNKMAVLRGGIVVYNFVDRGYDPMLVEHVKNGLCNATVQVGGLGEDMIYGHYFKPYSCDWARLPERPTLFKITRPGGITVHIPKILVTGPQGSGKSTFVRTAAALSAGKYVSVDRMGTTIAGDHAQVTIKGFSMDLFGTPGQKPFIPTLKAFAVDAMGIVVIVDSADPDFDTAAEILSTVRQERVPYIVVANKQDAAGAGDADYIRGELDVPGDVPVMGICASNGHEVQRTLETLIGMMVECPSSSPNEKFDVVISDLKRVQGVRAAAIVSRGGILKSADVPGGVQGEKLAFAASTILNTAEAAAENLGEGKLGRLVVDIDERRLLVRGADERNLLVVLADQGGNIGPVIAEAEEAVKRIKDLQKNS; encoded by the coding sequence ATGATAAACAGGAATGTGAAGAAGACGGGCATACCTACGCTCGACGATTGCCTCATGGGGGGCATACCGATAGGGAAGACGGTGCTCTTTTACGGCAGGCCCCTGGCTGAGAGCGACGTGTTCGTCATGCAGATGGTCTACACCAACCTGGCCGATGATGAGACCTGCTACTATGTCACGAGCGGCTACAGCCCGGACGTTGCAAGGGCGGCCTTCAAGGAGTACGGCTGGGACACGTCGAAATATTCTAAGCGTTTTGAGGTCGTCGACGCCTACTCGCCGCTCGTGGGCGCCTCCTCAAGCGAGCGCTTCTCGGTAAAGGACCCGGAGAGCATAGAGTCCTACGATGAGGCCATCTCCTCGATAATTGACATGCTCTCGCCCGGCGACATGCTCACGTTTTCCTCCCTATCCGCCTTATTCGACCAGTGCTCCTGCGGCGGCGAGGCGGTGCTGAGGCATGCGCGCAAGTGGAACAAGATGGCCGTCCTCAGAGGAGGCATCGTGGTCTACAACTTCGTGGACCGCGGGTATGACCCGATGCTGGTGGAGCACGTCAAGAATGGGCTGTGCAACGCCACCGTACAGGTGGGCGGGCTGGGGGAGGACATGATATATGGGCATTACTTTAAGCCCTACTCCTGCGACTGGGCCCGCCTTCCGGAGCGGCCCACGCTCTTCAAGATAACCAGGCCAGGCGGGATTACCGTCCACATCCCCAAGATCCTCGTCACCGGTCCCCAGGGGTCTGGCAAGTCCACCTTCGTGAGGACCGCCGCAGCCCTCTCGGCGGGCAAGTACGTGTCTGTGGACAGGATGGGTACCACCATTGCGGGCGACCACGCGCAGGTCACGATAAAAGGTTTCTCGATGGACCTGTTCGGCACTCCTGGCCAGAAGCCCTTCATCCCGACGCTTAAAGCGTTTGCCGTCGACGCCATGGGAATAGTGGTCATTGTCGACTCGGCGGACCCGGACTTCGACACCGCGGCGGAGATACTTAGTACTGTCAGGCAGGAGAGAGTGCCCTACATCGTGGTGGCCAACAAGCAGGATGCGGCGGGCGCCGGGGATGCAGACTATATAAGGGGCGAGCTGGATGTGCCCGGAGACGTCCCTGTTATGGGGATCTGCGCCAGTAACGGCCATGAGGTGCAGAGGACGCTCGAGACGCTCATAGGCATGATGGTCGAATGCCCGAGCTCCAGCCCGAATGAGAAGTTCGACGTGGTTATAAGCGACCTTAAGAGGGTGCAGGGTGTCAGGGCCGCGGCCATCGTGTCGAGGGGCGGCATCCTCAAGTCGGCGGACGTCCCCGGGGGCGTACAAGGCGAGAAGCTCGCCTTCGCCGCTTCCACCATCCTGAACACCGCAGAGGCCGCCGCTGAAAACCTGGGGGAGGGCAAGCTGGGCAGGCTCGTGGTGGATATCGACGAGCGCAGGCTCCTTGTCAGGGGCGCGGACGAGAGGAACCTCCTCGTCGTGCTCGCGGATCAAGGAGGAAACATTGGGCCAGTCATCGCGGAGGCCGAGGAGGCCGTTAAAAGGATAAAAGACCTACAAAAAAATAGTTAA
- a CDS encoding Hsp20/alpha crystallin family protein, with translation MARYIWDPFEELRRMQERMSRLFEELPETIGPSLPVSPEMTQMPYVDVMEKGNDVIVTADLPGVDKKDIKISVRGDVLEISAERKMEREEKEKGYLRHERSYNRFYRSIRLPAAVDKSKAKATLNNGVLEVTLPKIEKAEVSEIPIV, from the coding sequence ATGGCCAGGTATATATGGGACCCATTCGAAGAATTAAGGAGAATGCAGGAACGGATGAGCAGGCTATTCGAGGAGCTGCCCGAGACGATCGGGCCCTCGCTACCGGTAAGCCCCGAGATGACCCAGATGCCCTACGTTGACGTCATGGAAAAGGGCAATGACGTTATAGTCACCGCGGACTTGCCGGGCGTCGATAAAAAGGACATAAAGATAAGCGTCAGGGGAGACGTGCTGGAGATCAGCGCCGAGAGAAAGATGGAGAGGGAGGAGAAGGAAAAGGGCTACCTTAGACACGAGCGTAGCTATAACAGGTTCTACCGCTCCATCAGGCTGCCCGCGGCCGTGGATAAGAGCAAGGCCAAGGCCACCCTCAACAACGGCGTGCTGGAGGTCACCCTGCCGAAGATTGAAAAGGCAGAGGTCAGCGAGATCCCCATCGTCTAA
- the nrdD gene encoding anaerobic ribonucleoside-triphosphate reductase, whose translation MAYYTRDSTSNPSTPYGGRARDGSIYVIKSDGRVELYDPNKVVVSLIRSGVPYKTAAEIADELQYKVYDGMSTRTLRTILINLVDQRSPEAALRYKQAHEMFVRTSRGTLERFDPKLIEDSLVKEAGLTQEVAAHISREVEAKLRKLKVGYLTAPLIREVVTVQLLEEGLEEARSQYTRLGMPVYDVTHLIEHGSKENANLHHNPETIHKFAGDQILREYLLVKVLPRHITDAHLRGDIHLHDSDYYAVRPNCLQHDLSWFFANGLRVDGTGNHTSVAAPPKHAMVAALHAAKILASSQTNMAGGQSLDNFNVFMAPFFVGKSYDEVKQVAQAFVYEMNMQYVARGGQVVFSNINLELTVPPFLRDEPAIGPKGKVVGKYGDFEDEMHLFTHALLDVFLEGDARGKPHLFPNTIVKVRDSAFKDPEQRELLLKVHQLFSKYGTPYILNLLPKWQHQAVNSMGCRTRLSGDWADRQGYPNPRYSTMRTGNIHYNTINLPRIAIEANGDDNKAFEILDQRLGLIRESLEIKHDLIERRLYKNKLLPFLTQKGASGDEYYQFRDLTHTVGFVGLNEFTRIHVGSALHESRDAYDFGMDLIRYMRDWAEFLTETTGWRWTLTQSPAESTAGRFAKLDLREFGDRALVNGAAPNSVYYTNSSHLQVDADVPLFERARLEGEFHPICNGGHITHLFLGEGTPNPEGLMSLTEKLCRHTNMGLFDYTRDLTTCKNCATVSGGLQKTCPNCGASGADLEYYSRITGYCQRIGSGDSCTGGWNDSKVAELRDRRRYCI comes from the coding sequence ATGGCCTATTATACGAGAGATAGCACAAGCAACCCATCCACGCCATACGGGGGCAGGGCACGAGATGGCAGCATATATGTTATAAAGTCAGACGGTAGGGTAGAGCTATACGACCCCAACAAGGTAGTCGTTAGCCTCATACGTTCAGGCGTGCCATACAAGACGGCGGCAGAGATCGCGGACGAGCTACAGTACAAGGTATACGACGGCATGTCAACCAGGACGCTGCGCACCATATTGATAAACCTGGTCGACCAGCGCAGCCCCGAGGCAGCGCTCAGGTACAAGCAGGCCCACGAGATGTTCGTGAGGACGTCGAGGGGCACTCTCGAGCGCTTCGACCCGAAATTAATAGAGGATTCTCTAGTAAAGGAGGCGGGCCTGACCCAGGAAGTGGCGGCCCACATCTCCAGGGAGGTCGAGGCAAAGCTGCGCAAGCTCAAGGTCGGCTACCTCACCGCTCCGCTCATACGCGAGGTCGTCACGGTCCAGCTTTTGGAGGAGGGCCTGGAAGAGGCGCGCTCCCAGTATACCAGGCTGGGCATGCCCGTCTACGACGTGACCCACCTAATAGAGCATGGCAGCAAGGAGAACGCTAACCTGCACCACAACCCCGAGACCATCCACAAGTTCGCGGGCGATCAGATCCTCAGGGAGTACCTGCTGGTGAAGGTCCTCCCAAGGCACATCACGGACGCCCACCTTAGAGGAGACATCCACCTGCACGACTCCGATTATTATGCTGTAAGGCCGAACTGCCTGCAGCACGACCTGTCGTGGTTCTTCGCGAACGGCCTCAGGGTCGACGGCACGGGCAACCACACCTCGGTGGCGGCGCCGCCAAAGCACGCCATGGTGGCCGCGCTCCACGCCGCCAAGATACTCGCCAGCAGCCAGACCAACATGGCCGGCGGCCAATCGCTGGACAATTTCAACGTGTTCATGGCCCCCTTCTTCGTGGGCAAGTCCTACGATGAGGTCAAGCAGGTCGCCCAGGCGTTCGTCTACGAGATGAACATGCAGTACGTGGCCAGGGGCGGCCAGGTGGTCTTCTCAAACATCAACCTGGAGCTGACCGTGCCGCCGTTCTTGAGGGACGAGCCGGCGATAGGGCCGAAGGGCAAGGTTGTAGGAAAGTACGGGGACTTCGAGGACGAGATGCATCTCTTCACCCACGCCCTGCTGGACGTGTTCCTGGAAGGGGACGCCAGGGGCAAGCCGCACCTTTTCCCCAACACAATCGTCAAGGTCAGGGACAGCGCCTTTAAGGACCCCGAGCAGCGCGAACTGTTATTAAAGGTGCACCAGCTGTTCTCTAAGTATGGCACCCCTTATATACTGAACCTCCTGCCGAAGTGGCAGCACCAGGCGGTCAACAGCATGGGATGCAGGACTCGGTTGAGCGGAGACTGGGCGGATAGGCAGGGCTACCCGAACCCCAGGTATAGCACCATGAGGACGGGCAACATCCACTATAACACCATTAATTTACCAAGAATTGCAATCGAGGCGAATGGGGACGACAACAAGGCCTTTGAGATACTGGACCAGAGGCTCGGCCTGATAAGGGAGTCCCTCGAGATAAAGCACGACCTCATCGAGAGGAGGCTGTATAAGAATAAGCTCCTCCCGTTCCTGACCCAGAAGGGCGCGAGCGGCGACGAGTATTACCAGTTCAGGGATTTGACGCATACGGTTGGGTTTGTCGGCCTGAACGAGTTCACCAGGATTCACGTCGGAAGCGCCCTCCACGAGTCAAGGGACGCATACGACTTCGGCATGGACTTGATAAGATACATGCGGGACTGGGCCGAGTTCCTGACCGAGACGACGGGCTGGCGCTGGACGCTCACCCAGTCGCCTGCAGAGTCGACGGCGGGGAGGTTTGCCAAGCTGGACCTCCGCGAGTTCGGGGACCGCGCCCTCGTGAACGGCGCCGCACCTAATTCGGTCTATTACACGAACAGCTCTCACCTTCAGGTGGACGCGGACGTGCCCCTGTTTGAAAGGGCGAGGCTTGAGGGAGAGTTCCACCCTATTTGTAATGGCGGCCACATTACTCACCTATTCCTTGGCGAGGGGACGCCTAACCCGGAGGGCCTGATGAGCCTCACCGAGAAGCTTTGCCGCCACACCAACATGGGCCTGTTTGACTACACGAGGGATTTGACGACCTGTAAGAACTGCGCCACCGTGTCCGGCGGCTTGCAAAAAACGTGCCCGAACTGCGGCGCCAGCGGGGCGGACCTGGAGTACTATTCGAGGATCACGGGGTACTGCCAGCGCATCGGGAGCGGCGACTCATGTACGGGCGGCTGGAACGACTCCAAGGTGGCGGAGCTGAGAGACAGGAGAAGGTACTGTATCTAA
- a CDS encoding anaerobic ribonucleoside-triphosphate reductase activating protein, with product MRLNLGDIVPISTLDWPGKVVLVVFTRGCPLRCPYCSNGRFIEAPEDGEGTDVEQVRARILDAADFIDGVVFSGGEPFMQPMALKELASYAKGIGLLVGVHTNGAYPDRIGSMADDGLLDSVFLDVKAPLEYELYRAACGADLTTFEAIKRSVALCCGLRKGQKIRYLEARTTVFRGIGDKPSDIEKIARAIEFADAYVVQQGRPEVAMDEKIKALDAVPRNELLSLAAAARKASKGIGSIKVRTHIFGDEVVE from the coding sequence ATGAGGCTCAACCTTGGGGACATCGTCCCCATCTCGACGCTCGACTGGCCGGGAAAGGTCGTCCTGGTAGTGTTCACGCGCGGGTGCCCGCTCAGGTGCCCTTACTGCTCTAATGGGCGGTTCATAGAGGCTCCGGAGGATGGCGAGGGCACGGATGTCGAGCAGGTCCGGGCGAGGATACTCGATGCGGCGGACTTCATCGACGGGGTAGTGTTCTCCGGCGGCGAGCCCTTCATGCAGCCCATGGCGCTTAAGGAGCTTGCGTCTTACGCAAAAGGCATCGGCCTCCTCGTCGGCGTCCACACTAACGGGGCGTATCCCGACCGCATTGGCAGCATGGCCGACGATGGCCTCCTGGACTCGGTATTCCTGGACGTCAAGGCGCCGCTCGAGTACGAGCTGTACAGGGCGGCGTGCGGTGCCGATCTGACCACGTTCGAGGCCATCAAGCGCTCGGTGGCGCTGTGCTGCGGCCTCCGCAAGGGCCAGAAAATACGGTACCTGGAGGCCCGCACCACCGTGTTCAGGGGCATCGGCGATAAGCCGTCGGACATCGAGAAAATCGCCAGGGCTATAGAGTTTGCGGACGCCTACGTCGTCCAGCAGGGAAGGCCGGAGGTGGCGATGGACGAGAAAATAAAGGCCCTTGACGCTGTGCCCAGGAATGAGCTTTTAAGCCTTGCAGCGGCCGCGCGGAAGGCCTCAAAAGGCATAGGGTCAATAAAGGTGAGGACGCACATCTTCGGCGACGAGGTAGTGGAATGA
- a CDS encoding AAA family ATPase, whose translation MKVIAFVGMPGAGKTEASNVARELGMPVVVMGDVLREEVSKRGLAPTDENIGGVAGQLRKEEGMDAIAKRCIPRIKAYEGRSNVVVVDGIRGIAEVEAFKGVFGDDFVLVKIDAPFEVRLERLSRRGRSDDAGGADWLRQRDERELSWGMGKAMEAADKSVTNLEPIERFKKEVRSILIRESITTTVSALVFPTEPEEKVVRAIRNVFPDARLRMVRQKGYVDRLEGTAGLDHMHGLLRKQKILDTARSAMLSGLKGREISFELNKQAAYMGCLNFLDHEVALGGIYVTIEYEEPRLIIDWLAPETREGRPVEEIEL comes from the coding sequence GTGAAGGTCATCGCATTCGTGGGCATGCCCGGGGCCGGCAAGACCGAGGCCTCTAACGTGGCAAGGGAACTGGGCATGCCAGTGGTGGTCATGGGAGACGTCCTGAGGGAGGAGGTCAGCAAGCGCGGCCTCGCCCCTACGGATGAGAACATTGGCGGCGTTGCAGGCCAGCTCAGGAAGGAGGAGGGGATGGATGCCATCGCAAAGCGGTGCATCCCCAGGATCAAGGCTTACGAGGGCAGGTCTAACGTCGTGGTGGTGGACGGCATAAGGGGCATAGCAGAGGTGGAGGCCTTCAAGGGCGTATTTGGCGATGACTTCGTCCTGGTTAAGATAGACGCCCCGTTCGAGGTGAGGCTGGAGAGGCTCTCCAGGCGGGGGCGCTCAGACGACGCCGGAGGCGCGGACTGGCTGAGGCAGAGGGACGAGAGGGAGCTTTCCTGGGGCATGGGCAAGGCGATGGAGGCCGCAGACAAGTCCGTCACCAACCTGGAGCCGATAGAGCGGTTCAAGAAGGAGGTCAGGTCTATACTTATAAGGGAGAGCATCACGACCACGGTCTCCGCCCTCGTCTTTCCCACCGAGCCCGAGGAAAAGGTCGTGCGCGCCATAAGGAACGTCTTCCCCGATGCCAGGCTTCGCATGGTCAGGCAGAAGGGCTACGTGGACCGGCTCGAGGGAACGGCGGGGCTTGACCACATGCACGGCCTCCTCAGAAAGCAAAAGATACTGGACACGGCCAGGAGCGCTATGCTCAGCGGCCTGAAGGGCCGGGAGATATCCTTCGAGCTAAACAAGCAGGCGGCGTACATGGGCTGCCTGAACTTTTTGGACCACGAGGTGGCGCTGGGAGGCATCTACGTCACCATAGAGTACGAGGAGCCACGGCTCATAATAGATTGGTTAGCCCCCGAGACCAGGGAGGGCAGGCCCGTGGAGGAGATCGAGCTTTGA
- a CDS encoding sugar phosphate isomerase/epimerase family protein → MKLGFSAYKLVTHPIDWAYGLEDMGFDGWEIVSEGRQRLTRESLPALMDIINSMDIEITVHGPFSDLNPASVIDAIWEETVRQIKQCVELSADFSRVVVVHPGILSPLGSQMPDMAWGRNVEALKELCGHAREYGVTLCLENMPNTERLLGRTPHEVFGMVESIEGLGMAFDVGHANTMRNIDAFLKEKERFTHVHIHDNNGKSDEHLELGKGSINWDRVLSDLRDFKGMMVIEARSLEEGMRSLEYARKRENI, encoded by the coding sequence TTGAAGCTGGGCTTCTCCGCCTATAAGCTCGTCACCCATCCCATAGATTGGGCCTACGGCCTCGAAGACATGGGCTTCGACGGGTGGGAGATAGTGAGCGAGGGCCGGCAGAGGCTAACCAGGGAGTCGCTGCCCGCCCTCATGGATATCATCAATAGCATGGACATCGAGATTACCGTGCACGGGCCGTTCTCGGACCTGAACCCCGCCTCGGTCATCGATGCGATATGGGAGGAGACTGTCAGGCAGATAAAGCAGTGCGTGGAGCTATCGGCGGACTTCTCGAGGGTGGTCGTGGTGCACCCCGGCATACTATCGCCCCTCGGCAGCCAGATGCCGGACATGGCGTGGGGGAGGAACGTCGAGGCGCTCAAAGAGCTGTGCGGGCATGCCAGGGAATACGGCGTGACCCTGTGCCTGGAGAACATGCCGAACACTGAGAGGCTGCTGGGCCGGACGCCTCACGAGGTCTTCGGCATGGTCGAGTCTATAGAGGGCCTTGGCATGGCCTTCGACGTGGGCCATGCCAACACGATGAGAAATATAGACGCCTTCCTGAAGGAGAAGGAGAGGTTCACGCACGTCCACATACATGACAACAATGGCAAAAGTGATGAGCACCTGGAGCTGGGCAAGGGCAGCATCAACTGGGACCGCGTGCTCTCTGATTTGAGGGATTTTAAGGGCATGATGGTCATCGAGGCCCGCAGCCTGGAAGAAGGGATGAGAAGCCTTGAGTACGCAAGAAAACGTGAAAACATTTAA
- a CDS encoding MFS transporter encodes MSTQENVKTFKAERSFDGFRVSILALGHLVNDSYSNLIPPLLPLLKEAYGLSYAASGMLTTAYTITSSIVQPIFGYYADKHGRRWLVALSTAWIAFFMSLIGAISWLGLDRSGSYAALLALIALAGFGSASYHPQASMMVPRISGEHKGFGVSLFSAGGNLGYAIMPLLVVPVTAIWGLPGTLAFLLPGLVMTLLLYRYAPEAPSVGAHLRLEDLARDITSVIKPLMAVTGVVCMRAWLFFGLITFLPLYLASRGESPAVASVHLFILLFFGAIGGLIGGHASDMYGRKLVIVSSLAITAPLLYLAFSTSGIIEWALTAVAGMALLASFSPAVLIAQGLIPRNQGMASGIILGLAIGIGGLGVSLTGAFADSFGITVALYSLAILPVVATLMAFLLPGSIRS; translated from the coding sequence TTGAGTACGCAAGAAAACGTGAAAACATTTAAGGCGGAGCGCTCTTTTGACGGCTTCCGGGTCTCAATACTCGCGCTTGGCCACCTGGTCAACGATAGCTATTCTAACCTGATCCCCCCGCTGCTGCCGCTGCTAAAGGAGGCCTATGGCCTGTCGTATGCCGCTTCCGGCATGCTGACCACCGCCTATACTATCACCTCGAGCATCGTGCAGCCCATATTCGGCTACTATGCGGATAAGCATGGCCGCAGGTGGCTGGTGGCGCTGAGCACCGCCTGGATAGCCTTCTTCATGTCGCTCATAGGCGCAATCTCGTGGCTGGGCCTCGACCGCTCCGGCTCGTACGCCGCCCTCCTGGCCCTCATCGCCCTCGCCGGCTTCGGCTCCGCCTCGTATCATCCCCAGGCTTCCATGATGGTGCCCCGGATAAGCGGCGAGCACAAGGGCTTCGGGGTGTCTCTCTTCTCGGCCGGCGGCAACCTTGGATACGCCATCATGCCGCTGCTGGTCGTGCCTGTGACCGCCATATGGGGGCTTCCCGGCACGCTGGCCTTCCTCCTGCCCGGCCTCGTCATGACCCTTCTGCTATACAGGTATGCGCCTGAGGCGCCTTCGGTCGGCGCGCACTTGAGGCTGGAGGACCTGGCCAGGGATATAACGTCTGTCATCAAGCCTCTCATGGCGGTCACCGGCGTCGTGTGCATGCGCGCGTGGCTCTTCTTCGGCCTCATCACCTTCCTGCCGCTTTACCTCGCCTCAAGGGGCGAGTCTCCAGCCGTTGCCAGCGTCCACCTGTTCATCCTCTTGTTTTTCGGCGCCATAGGCGGCCTCATCGGGGGCCACGCCTCAGACATGTACGGCCGCAAGCTCGTCATAGTGTCCTCGCTTGCCATCACGGCCCCCCTGCTTTACCTGGCCTTCTCCACGAGTGGCATTATAGAGTGGGCGCTTACGGCGGTTGCTGGCATGGCTCTTCTCGCCTCTTTTTCCCCTGCAGTTCTCATCGCTCAGGGCCTTATTCCCAGGAACCAGGGCATGGCGTCTGGCATCATCCTTGGCCTGGCCATTGGCATCGGTGGCCTGGGCGTGTCTCTTACCGGCGCCTTTGCCGACTCTTTTGGCATTACGGTTGCTCTGTACTCTCTTGCTATATTGCCTGTCGTCGCCACCCTTATGGCTTTCTTGTTGCCGGGCAGCATTCGTTCATAA
- a CDS encoding HIT family protein → MPEIEDLLPLFSKSVLERSAGLTLPYKAKVDPECSFCRKNRQVYLAEDEYEHPEPTFIKRLPVSVAALSYEQDYPGRTAIILRDHETSMSYLLEHKLLLFIAFMEDVSAVAEAIYKACKPVKVNYAVFMNMHDHFHMHLIPRYGWEGENLRKPPLFRGVDKLDPDFDYRSLALKIRHNIPGNSSQFSEYMERMIDAGLPEK, encoded by the coding sequence ATGCCCGAAATCGAGGATTTACTGCCCCTGTTTTCGAAGTCGGTGCTAGAGCGCAGCGCAGGCCTCACGCTACCCTATAAAGCAAAAGTGGACCCGGAGTGCAGCTTTTGTCGGAAAAACAGGCAGGTATACCTCGCTGAAGATGAGTATGAGCACCCTGAGCCTACCTTCATAAAGAGGCTGCCGGTCAGCGTGGCGGCGCTAAGCTACGAGCAGGACTATCCAGGGAGGACGGCGATCATATTAAGAGACCACGAGACCAGCATGAGCTATCTACTAGAGCACAAGCTTTTATTGTTCATCGCCTTCATGGAGGACGTGTCCGCGGTGGCCGAAGCCATATATAAGGCATGCAAGCCCGTGAAGGTCAACTACGCGGTCTTCATGAACATGCACGACCATTTCCACATGCACCTCATCCCTCGCTACGGCTGGGAGGGGGAAAATTTACGGAAGCCTCCCCTTTTTAGAGGAGTGGATAAGCTCGACCCGGATTTCGACTACAGGTCACTGGCGCTCAAGATAAGGCACAATATACCTGGTAATAGCTCGCAGTTCAGCGAATACATGGAAAGGATGATAGACGCAGGGCTGCCGGAAAAATAG
- a CDS encoding ABC transporter ATP-binding protein: MIKLRGVTKLYKDFAAVKDLDLDVDKGEILGIIGHNGAGKSTTLKMMVGLVSPTSGSVEVMGRDMAKDALHVKRFLGYLPEDSPLYENMTVSEYLRFFSELYGMPSKKADERIGLLLGSLKLPERNKLTGELSKGMKRKVSIARALLHDPDILVLDEPSSGLDPLTSFFIVDYLRRLRAEGKTIVLSAHNLFHVEYVCDRVAILKNGKLLVCDSMANIRKSLGKREYEVKFMSGQRLDYEKEDGHYILRTADLGEVAAILRDISENDWALVDLSMRESALEDIYVRLMAE, from the coding sequence ATGATTAAACTGAGAGGCGTGACCAAGTTATATAAAGATTTTGCGGCCGTCAAGGATCTGGACCTGGATGTAGATAAGGGGGAAATCCTCGGGATTATCGGCCATAATGGGGCGGGCAAGAGCACCACCCTGAAGATGATGGTCGGCCTCGTCAGCCCGACCTCTGGCAGCGTTGAGGTCATGGGAAGAGACATGGCAAAGGATGCCTTACATGTTAAGCGGTTTTTAGGATACCTCCCCGAGGATAGCCCGCTCTACGAGAACATGACGGTGAGCGAGTACCTGCGGTTTTTCTCGGAGCTTTATGGCATGCCCTCGAAGAAGGCTGATGAGAGGATTGGCCTGTTGCTTGGGTCGCTGAAGCTCCCGGAGAGGAATAAGCTTACGGGCGAGCTATCCAAGGGCATGAAACGGAAAGTGTCGATTGCCAGGGCGCTTCTGCATGATCCTGATATATTGGTTTTGGACGAGCCAAGCTCGGGGCTGGACCCGCTGACGTCGTTTTTCATCGTAGATTACCTGAGAAGGCTCAGGGCGGAGGGAAAGACCATAGTGTTGAGCGCCCATAACCTTTTCCACGTCGAGTACGTCTGTGACCGTGTGGCCATCCTTAAGAATGGCAAGCTTCTCGTGTGCGATAGCATGGCGAATATACGTAAGAGCCTCGGGAAGAGGGAGTACGAGGTGAAGTTCATGAGTGGCCAGAGGCTCGACTACGAGAAGGAGGATGGGCATTACATCTTAAGGACTGCCGATCTGGGCGAGGTTGCCGCCATTTTGAGGGATATCTCTGAGAATGATTGGGCATTGGTGGACCTTTCCATGAGGGAGTCCGCCCTTGAGGATATATACGTCAGGCTTATGGCTGAGTAG